From Tiliqua scincoides isolate rTilSci1 chromosome 2, rTilSci1.hap2, whole genome shotgun sequence, the proteins below share one genomic window:
- the LOC136639190 gene encoding major histocompatibility complex class I-related gene protein-like: MVKQGDNTHIHNTTKRGAGLGGGRGKIGGGRGAKPLSYLCEAAAPGACGGPPPQRLPLHSPLRDSDAAPDCLPAGSASHSLRYFYTAVSEPVPGLPAFVSVGYVDGQLIDLYESDTKRAVPRAPWMEQAGREDPQYWDRNTQIYRGAEAWFRGNVPLAMQRYNQSAGLHTFQLMYGCELSGDGPSGGKLQFGYDGRDFIAFDKDTLTWTAADAEAGITQRKWDKEAGYNDHTKAYLQEECPEWLRKYLRYGAETLQRKEPPIVKVTRKDSQEGLETLLCQAHGFYPKEIDATWRKDGEVRQEDTFHGVVSPNPDGTYYTWLSIEIDPKERSLYRCHVEHDGLQDPLDVTVKESVPVWLIAVGVFVGLLVVLSVAGVVFYITF, from the exons ATGGTGAAACAAG gtgataatactcacatacataacacaaCCAAGAGGGgtgcaggtctgggagggggaagagggaaaaTTGGGGGTGGCAGAGGAGCAAAGCCGCTCTCATATTTGTGCGAGGCGGCTGCTCCAGGGGCGTGCggcggcccccccccccagaggctgcccTTGCACTCGCCCCTCCGCGACTCGGACGCAGCCCCTGACTGTCTCCCCGCAGGCTCGGCGTCGCACTCGCTGCGCTACTTCTACACGGCGGTGTCGGAGCCCGTCCCGGGGCTGCCCGCGTTCGTCTCCGTGGGCTACGTGGACGGGCAGCTGATAGATCTGTATGAGAGCGACACGAAGCGGGCGGTGCCTCGGGCGCCCTGGATGGAGCAGGCGGGCCGGGAGGACCCCCAGTACTGGGACAGGAACACGCAGATCTACCGGGGCGCGGAGGCGTGGTTCCGAGGGAACGTGCCGCTCGCAATGCAGCGCTACAACCAGAGCGCAG GGCTGCACACCTTCCAGCTCATGTACGGCTGCGAGCTGAGCGGGGACGGGCCCAGCGGAGGGAAACTCCAGTTCGGCTACGACGGGCGGGACTTCATCGCCTTCGACAAGGACACGCTCACCTGGACGGCGGCGGACGCGGAGGCCGGCATCACCCAGAGGAAGTGGGACAAGGAGGCGGGGTACAACGACCACACAAAGGCCTACCTGCAGGAGGAGTGCCCGGAGTGGCTGCGGAAGTACCTGCGCTACGGGGCGGAGACCCTGCAGAGGAAAG AGCCCCCCATAGTAAAGGTGACACGTAAGGACAGCCAGGAAGGCTTGGAGACCCTCCTCTGCCAGGCCCACGGCTTCTACCCCAAGGAGATTGATGccacttggaggaaggatggggaggTCAGGCAGGAGGACACGTTCCATGGGGTTGTCAGCCCCAACCCAGATGGAACTTACTACACCTGGCTGAGCATTGAGATTGATCCCAAGGAGAGGAGCCTCTACCGGTGCCATGTGGAACATGATGGGCTGCaggaccctctggatgtgactgtgAAGGAGTCTG TGCCTGTTTGGCTCATTGCTGTGGGAGTCTTCGTGGGGCTCCTGGTGGTCCTGAGCGTGGCTGGAGTCGTTTTCTACATCA CCTTCTGA